A stretch of DNA from Candidatus Krumholzibacteriia bacterium:
GGCGCTCCTCATGATCACCTCGATCGCCGCCGAGATCCTGGGACTGGAAGCGCTGCACTGGATCGTCTCCAACCTCGAGACCGTCTGGGTGATCGCCTTCGTCATTCTCTTCCAGCCCGAGCTGCGCCGGGCGCTGGCGGCCTTGGGCCAGAATCCGCTCTTCCGCAACTTCGTGCGCACCAACGAGGCCGGTCCCATCGGCGAGATCGCCCAGGCGGCGCACCGCCTGGCCGAGCAAGGGCGGGGCGCCCTCATCGTCGTCGAGCGCGAGGCGGAGTTGCGGGCCATCCAGGAGACCGGGACGCGCATCGAAGCCCGCGTCACCAGCGAGCTCCTGGAAACGATCTTCACCCCGCCCACGCCGCTCCACGACGGCGCCGTCCTCATCCGCGGCAACCAGCTGGTGGCAGCGGGATGCATCCTCCCGCTGACCACGGATCCGCACCTGGCGGCGACGCTCGGGACGCGACACCGTGCCGCCCTCGGCCTCGCCGAGGAGACCGATGCCATCGTCGTGGTGGTGTCCGAGGAAACCCGCAGCCTCTCGCTCGCCCTGGACGGACAGCTGCGCCTCAACATCGAGCCCACCGCGTTGCGCAGCGAGCTCACCAGCCTCTTCGTGGTGCTGCCGAAGAAAAAGGCCGCCTGAAGCGTCCGACGCCTGCAGGGAGACCTCAGTCCTCCGCCAGCGCCTTCAGAGCCTCTGCCCGGTTGGGATAGACCACGAAGATGTTGAGCAGCATGAGTGTCAAGAGGACGCTCTGGATGCGGGACTCGATGTTGCACATACAGAACCGCAGCCCCTTGGTCTTGGCGCTGGCGTGCACCCCGGTGAGCACGCCGATGGCGAGGCTGGTGATGTGCGAGGTTTTCGCGAGATCCAGAATGGTCTTCTTTTGCCCGTCGTAGATGAGCTTCCGCAGCACGTTCTGCAGCTCGTCCGTTTCCTTGCCGCCCCTGAGCATCCCTTCGGGCACGACCACGGCCACCTCGCCGACGCGTTCGACGTGCAAGCTCATCGCGCCTCCTCCGGCTCGGATTGCGAGCAGCGTTCCTCGGGATCTGCAAGCGAGAATACCACGCCTTCCCCACGACGTCAGGCGGAATCGCAGGCGGGGAGCGCACGCGGGCGACGGCGGCGCTGCATGCCTCCCACCCGTTGGGTGGGCGCGCCGGGCCCGGCCGATTGACCGGCCGCCGCGGCGGACGTACCATTCATTCGACTTCCGTGACGGAAGGATCGTGTCCATGCGGCACTTCGCTCTCGCCGTCCTTGCCTCGGGTCTCGTGGCGGCCGGCGCCCTTGCCGACCCGCGCCCGCCAGGGGAGACCATGGCCCTCCCCTGGCACGTGCAAGGCGAGACCGCCGGCAACGTCTTCGCACCCATCGACGACGACTTCCTCACCGCCGAGGCGGACAGCGAGACCTACACCAACTCGGACCTGTTCAACTTCCTCTACTGGAGCCCCGGCGAAGACATCACCTTCGCCGACGACGCGCACCTGCTGTTCGCCGGTAAACTGACGCAGTTCTATTTTTTCTTCGCTCAGCCGGTGCGCACGGGGACGCGCTTCACCATCGCTTTCTATGCCAATGATCCCGACGATAGCGGCGTCGGACCCCTGCAGGCCGGGCCGTACGAGTTGGGCCCCTACGTCCCGGGCGCTCACGTCGTGCATTACACCGTACCGGGCAACAAGGTCGTCATCGGGCCCGATGTCTGGTTCGCCGTCACGATCCACAACCCGAGTGCGGGCCTCGCCCTCGCCAACCCACCGCGCGTCGGCACGACGCACCCGACCTTTTACGACTTCGGCGCGGGCGGCCTCCGGAGCTTCGAAGACGCCCCCGGAAGCTTCTACCTGCGCATCAAGGTGATCCCCGCGCCGCTGCCGGTGGAGCAGGTCACCTGGTCCGCGGTGAAGGCCCTGTTCCGCTCACCCCATGGAGGGAGAGGCCCATGAGCCACTATTACGACGACAAGGACTTGCCGCGCTTTCCGGAGATGGGCACCGAGGCCCCGGAGCTGTGGGAGAAGTTCAGCGCCTGGTACGCCGCCGTCTTTCGCGAAGGCGCGCTCTCGGAACGCGAGAAGGCCCTCATCGCCCTCGCCGTCGCCCACGCAGTCCAGTGCCCGTACTGCATCGACGCCTACAGCCAGACCTGTCTCGAGAAGGGCTCCAATGCCGAGCAGATGACCGAGGCGGTGCACGTGGCGGCGGCGATCCGCGGCGGCTCCTCCCTCGTGCACGGTGTCCAGATGCGGCACCATGTCGAACGCCTCTCCATGTGAGCACGACGGCTCCCGCGCCGGTCTTCGGCCCCGCTGTGAGCGAAAGCAGTGATGCAGCCATGCCGACGACGACCTCTCTCCTCCGGCGCTCCCATCCCCTGGCGGACCCGGCGCTGCAGCGCCAGCGCTTGGAGGGCACGCCACTCCGCCGGAACTTCGCCGCCGCCCTGGATGCGAGCGGCCTGCTGCCGTTCCGCGCCACCAGCATCGACACCCTGCAGATCAACCTGGGCAAGCTCTGCAACCAGACTTGCCGCCACTGCCACGTGGACGCGGGACCGGACCGGCGGGAGAGCATGCCGCCGGAAGTCGTGGAAGCTTGCCTCCGCGTCCTCGAGACAGCGGCCATCCCGACGCTGGACATCACCGGCGGCGCCCCCGAGCTGCACCCCCAGTTCCGTGCCCTCGTGACCCGCGCCCGCGCGCTCGGCCGCCGCGTTCTCGATCGCTGCAACCTCACCGTGCTGCTGCTCCCCAAGCACGACGACCTTCCGGCCTTCCTGGCGGCGCACCGCGTCGAGGTGATCGCCTCGCTGCCCTCCACCAACGCGCGCCAGACCGACGCGCAGCGCGGCAGCGGTGTGTACGAAGGGTCCCTGGTGGGTTTGCGGCGCTTGAACGCCGTCGGCTATGGGCGGGATCCGGAGCTGGTGCTCGACCTGATTACCAATCCGGTGGGCGCTTTCCTGCCGGCGAACCAGGCCGCCCTCGAAGCGGAATGGAAGCACTGGCTGAAGCAGCACCATGACATCGATTTCAACCATCTCTACACGATCACCAACATGCCCATCAGCCGCTTCCTCGAGTACCTGCTCGACTCGGGCAACTACGAGTCGTACATGGAGCGCCTGGTGAATGCCTACAACCCGCCCGCCGCCGCCGGCGTCATGTGCCGCAACCTCCTCTCCGTGGGCTGGGACGGCAAGCTCTACGACTGCGACTTCAATCAGATGCTCGAGCTGCCGGTGGAGGCGGCGGTGCCGACCACCGTCTTCGGCTTCGAAGCCGAGGCTCTCGCTCGCCGCCGCATCGTGATCGGCAACCATTGCTTCGGCTGCACCGCCGGCGGCGGCTCGAGCTGCGGCGGCGCCACGGTGAGTTGATCGCTCCTACGACGCCCACCGCGTTGCGGGGATCCATCAATAGAGACGTTGGATCTTTTGGTCGGCGGCGCGCAGCAGGGCTTCGGCGCCGCCGGCGCGCAGGTGCACGATTACCTGGACGCGGATGTCCGTGTCCCAGCGCGGCCCGTCGCCTTCGGCCCGGCGGCCCAGCACGTACGGTTCCAGCACCGCCGCAGGCACGAGCGTGGTTTCGCGCCCTTCGGCCTTCTGCACCACCCACACGCGGTCCGCGTCCAGTGTGGGGTCGACGGGCAGTGAATCCGTGGCCACCACGCCCAGTAGCGCTTGCAAGGGTCCACCTTGGCATTCCTCGCCTTCGAGGCCGAACGAGGGCATGAAATCGCGGTACAGATCGGTGCGCAGGGTGTAGGTCCGCGACCCGATCACCACCGTCTGCGGTGCGGTGAGAAGCGAGTCCAGTGGGACTGGGGTGAGCGGCCAATCGGTGCGGTCGCAGTCTTGGCGGGGCTCGCAGGCCCCGAGGGTCAAGAGCAGGACGAGGATCGCAAGATTTCGAGGAGGACGCATCGCCTTCCTCCACGGGAAGGTTCAACCTCTAAGATAGTTTCCGTGCCCGCGGCGTCAAGCCGGTGGCGCGCCAGAATGACGGCGTGCCGGCACGACGCCCCGCAACGAGGCGTGTGCGGCAACGCTGTGGCGAAAACTGCAGCGGCGCGGATCGCCGGCCTCTGTGCTGCGAGAGCCAGAAACCCACGCCGTCCCGTAGAGCGACCGC
This window harbors:
- the cdaA gene encoding diadenylate cyclase CdaA; this translates as MTRFRLLFEILDILLVAFLFYRVFLLVRGTRAAQMFVGLALLMITSIAAEILGLEALHWIVSNLETVWVIAFVILFQPELRRALAALGQNPLFRNFVRTNEAGPIGEIAQAAHRLAEQGRGALIVVEREAELRAIQETGTRIEARVTSELLETIFTPPTPLHDGAVLIRGNQLVAAGCILPLTTDPHLAATLGTRHRAALGLAEETDAIVVVVSEETRSLSLALDGQLRLNIEPTALRSELTSLFVVLPKKKAA
- a CDS encoding STAS domain-containing protein, with the translated sequence MSLHVERVGEVAVVVPEGMLRGGKETDELQNVLRKLIYDGQKKTILDLAKTSHITSLAIGVLTGVHASAKTKGLRFCMCNIESRIQSVLLTLMLLNIFVVYPNRAEALKALAED
- a CDS encoding arsenosugar biosynthesis-associated peroxidase-like protein — encoded protein: MSHYYDDKDLPRFPEMGTEAPELWEKFSAWYAAVFREGALSEREKALIALAVAHAVQCPYCIDAYSQTCLEKGSNAEQMTEAVHVAAAIRGGSSLVHGVQMRHHVERLSM
- the arsS gene encoding arsenosugar biosynthesis radical SAM (seleno)protein ArsS (Some members of this family are selenoproteins.), coding for MPTTTSLLRRSHPLADPALQRQRLEGTPLRRNFAAALDASGLLPFRATSIDTLQINLGKLCNQTCRHCHVDAGPDRRESMPPEVVEACLRVLETAAIPTLDITGGAPELHPQFRALVTRARALGRRVLDRCNLTVLLLPKHDDLPAFLAAHRVEVIASLPSTNARQTDAQRGSGVYEGSLVGLRRLNAVGYGRDPELVLDLITNPVGAFLPANQAALEAEWKHWLKQHHDIDFNHLYTITNMPISRFLEYLLDSGNYESYMERLVNAYNPPAAAGVMCRNLLSVGWDGKLYDCDFNQMLELPVEAAVPTTVFGFEAEALARRRIVIGNHCFGCTAGGGSSCGGATVS